In the Gemmatimonadota bacterium genome, CAATTTGGTGGATAAGCGCGAGAAGGCTGAAGATGTGGGAACAGATGTGCTCAATGACGTGTGGGAAGCTGTGGGAACCGCTGTACACGATGTCCTGTCATCGGTGACATTTGACGATTTGTGTCGAAAGTATCGGGCGCGTCAGATGCCTGTCACATTCCGGATTTGATTATGGATGGCGCGAAAACCGGACATACGATTCTGGATCTGGTGGGCAATACGCCCATGGTACAGCTAAACTCAGTCGGGCCTGTAAATGGTGCGCAGATTTGGGCGAAATTGGAATTTTTTAATCCGGCGGGTAGTGTGAAAGATCGCACGGCTCTCGCTATGGTCGAGGCAGCAGAAAAAAATGGGCAACTCAAACCCGGTATGACCATTGTGGAACCGACCAGTGGCAATACGGGTATTGGCCTTGCTATGGTGGCTGCGATAAAAAATTACCGGCTGATCATTACCATGCCGGAAGGAGTCAGCGACGAGCGCACCCGATTGCTCAAAGCTTATGGCGCCGAGGTTGTGCTAACATCCGCTCGCGAGGGGATGCGCGGCGCGATTGAAAAAGCGTGGACGCTTAAGGACAAAAATTGTTTTATTCCGATGCAGTTTGAAAATCCCGCCAATCCCGAGATTCACCGGCAGACTACCGCCCGCGAGATGATTTCACAACTCGAGGGCGTTCCCGATGCTTTTGTCGCAGGTGTGGGAACGGGTGGGACCGTGACTGGCGTGGGCGAAGTTTTTAAGCAAGTGCGATCAGATGTCATAGTCGTCGGGGTAGAGCCAGGGGATTCTGCAGTGCTATCGGGTGGAGAACCCGGCCCTACAGAGATCGATGGCCTGGGCGCGGGCATGATTCCGGATGTGCTGAATACGGAGATACTGGATCGCGTGATTGCCGTATCCAATTCGGATGCGCGCAAGATGTCAAAGCGCCTGGCGCGAGAAGAGGGCTTGCTGGTGGGGATTTCGTCGGGTGCAGCAGCACATGCAGCCGTTGTTGTCGCTTCAGCGATGAGACCTCAACAGACGGTCG is a window encoding:
- the cysK gene encoding cysteine synthase A, whose translation is MDGAKTGHTILDLVGNTPMVQLNSVGPVNGAQIWAKLEFFNPAGSVKDRTALAMVEAAEKNGQLKPGMTIVEPTSGNTGIGLAMVAAIKNYRLIITMPEGVSDERTRLLKAYGAEVVLTSAREGMRGAIEKAWTLKDKNCFIPMQFENPANPEIHRQTTAREMISQLEGVPDAFVAGVGTGGTVTGVGEVFKQVRSDVIVVGVEPGDSAVLSGGEPGPTEIDGLGAGMIPDVLNTEILDRVIAVSNSDARKMSKRLAREEGLLVGISSGAAAHAAVVVASAMRPQQTV